In a single window of the Nocardioides sp. L-11A genome:
- a CDS encoding ABC transporter ATP-binding protein: MALLSIKDLRVHIDTPNGTAHALNGVSIEVGEHEIVGLIGETGAGKSLTAWSVLGLLGPRARVVDGAAAFEGVDLLTMPERRRRRIRGKDLAVIVQNPRGALDPLRSVGRQIAMTNRRHRGTGRAMAKQNAIQALRDVGISDPARRAKAFAHQLSGGMAQRVLIALAMINEPKLIIADEPTTGLDLTVQAQILDLLRARVDATGSAVLLITHDLGVVANYCDRVAVMFAGRIVEEGTVDQIFGNPRHPYTRALVAASRETLDEETSDEADRSEPPNLVDLPTGCHFRPRCPFAVDACATPVPLVDVGGGHRALCHFPEQLRQQQRHDLDRAEVVEGVGP; the protein is encoded by the coding sequence GTGGCCCTTCTCTCCATCAAGGATCTCCGGGTCCACATCGACACCCCCAACGGGACGGCTCACGCCCTCAACGGCGTGAGCATCGAGGTCGGAGAGCACGAGATCGTCGGGCTCATCGGCGAGACGGGCGCGGGCAAGTCGCTGACCGCCTGGTCGGTGCTGGGACTCCTCGGTCCGCGCGCCCGCGTCGTCGACGGCGCTGCGGCGTTCGAGGGCGTGGACCTGCTCACCATGCCCGAGCGTCGTCGCCGGCGTATCCGCGGCAAGGACTTGGCCGTCATCGTGCAGAACCCGCGTGGCGCCCTCGACCCGCTGCGCTCGGTGGGCCGCCAGATCGCCATGACCAACCGCCGCCACCGCGGGACCGGCCGGGCGATGGCCAAGCAGAACGCGATCCAGGCCCTTCGCGACGTCGGGATCTCCGACCCCGCGCGCCGGGCCAAGGCCTTCGCCCACCAACTCAGCGGCGGCATGGCGCAGCGCGTGCTGATCGCGCTCGCCATGATCAACGAGCCCAAGCTGATCATCGCCGACGAGCCCACCACCGGCCTCGACCTGACGGTGCAGGCGCAGATCCTCGACCTGCTGCGGGCCCGGGTCGATGCCACCGGCTCGGCGGTCCTCCTGATCACCCACGACCTCGGCGTCGTGGCGAACTACTGCGACCGGGTCGCGGTGATGTTCGCCGGGCGGATCGTGGAGGAGGGCACCGTCGACCAGATCTTCGGCAACCCGCGCCACCCCTACACCCGGGCTCTGGTGGCCGCCAGCCGCGAAACGCTCGACGAGGAGACCTCCGACGAGGCCGATCGCTCCGAGCCGCCGAACCTGGTCGACCTCCCCACCGGCTGTCACTTCCGGCCGCGCTGCCCGTTCGCCGTGGACGCGTGCGCGACGCCGGTGCCGCTGGTGGACGTGGGTGGCGGGCACCGCGCGCTGTGCCACTTCCCCGAGCAGCTTCGCCAGCAGCAGCGTCACGACCTCGACCGCGCGGAGGTCGTCGAAGGAGTAGGTCCATGA
- a CDS encoding SDR family oxidoreductase: MPDISPHDPIRLDGLVALVTGAGGGIGDRAARLLAERGARVALADRDADALAEAGFGAASSVHRLDLVADGAPDRVVSEVLARHGRLDLLINSAGINARSAPAVTSREEWARVLEVNLSGTFRMIQAAYDALRASPSAAVVSLTSTAAAVAVPQNAAYSTSKAGLVHLTRVLASEWAADGIRLNTVAPTIVATAMTAAVREDPVYMAEKLASIPLGRMASVDDVAQAIAFLASPAAGMVTGQTLFVDGGVTTR, from the coding sequence ATGCCCGACATCTCACCCCACGACCCGATCCGGCTCGATGGGCTGGTGGCCCTCGTCACCGGCGCCGGTGGCGGCATCGGTGACCGCGCCGCCCGGCTGCTCGCCGAGCGCGGCGCGCGCGTCGCCCTCGCCGACCGCGATGCCGACGCCCTGGCGGAGGCCGGGTTCGGCGCCGCCAGTTCGGTGCACCGGCTCGACCTGGTCGCGGACGGTGCCCCGGACCGCGTGGTGAGTGAGGTACTCGCCCGGCACGGCCGTCTCGACCTTCTGATCAACAGCGCGGGGATCAACGCCCGCTCCGCACCTGCGGTGACCTCGCGCGAGGAATGGGCGCGCGTGCTGGAGGTCAACCTCTCCGGGACGTTCCGGATGATCCAGGCGGCGTACGACGCGTTGCGGGCCTCGCCCTCCGCGGCCGTCGTCAGCCTCACCTCCACGGCGGCCGCGGTCGCCGTACCTCAGAACGCGGCCTATTCGACATCGAAGGCCGGCCTGGTGCACCTCACTCGAGTGCTCGCCTCGGAGTGGGCGGCCGACGGGATCCGCCTCAACACCGTGGCCCCGACGATCGTGGCCACCGCCATGACCGCGGCCGTCCGCGAGGACCCCGTCTACATGGCCGAGAAGCTCGCCTCGATCCCGCTCGGACGCATGGCCAGCGTCGACGACGTCGCCCAGGCGATCGCGTTCCTGGCCTCGCCCGCCGCCGGGATGGTGACCGGTCAGACGCTGTTCGTCGACGGCGGTGTCACGACCCGTTGA
- a CDS encoding FAD-dependent oxidoreductase, whose translation MRPFDLRTTRLRNRVVFPGHTTNFGVDSLPTQRHRDYLSRRARGGAAMVVTEAVRVHPTSAGRDSTLGSYHPDVVPAFAALADAVHGEGATLLAQLMHAGRQAAGDSERTAAWSASAVPWTYGGPVPHVMTVQDIAVVTESFRTAARRMAEAGLDGVEIHLGHGHLLQQFLSPATNQRDDGYGGALERRMRLTREVLTAVSSQLPDSMLLGIRISAHEFLPGGLEPDDVVEIVDRLRADFRIDLLHVSHSAYVGQASLSTQIADMSHGPAPYREFPRRFKQAFPEIPVVAVCRIDDLAIADDLLEAGDADLVALARAQIADPDLVRKTAGGRVHEVRRCLACNQACIGRIEHNLPLSCVANPAAGQERIDLELRGRARGERRSVLVVGAGPAGLQAAVTAARAGARTVLIEARDDVGGQLRSARTLAGRERLGVLVDDLYDEARRRGVDIRLGVELAGAGPAAADGPDPRDFDHVVLATGATSRGRPLTGVTKHGVDVLDGETAATALGAGEWSGRRRRVAVVDDEGSWIAAGLVEALGRDGHRVHLVSPAPQLFGRVTLYSRVGLLGRLEALPVSSHLARRPVSVTAGGLVLVDAVGGSGSVEVLRDVDLVIDLPARQARTDVWVALEESGLGPRVLVVGDALAPRSLVEATYEAHRAVLHALAAATPSPPAPSPVR comes from the coding sequence ATGCGGCCCTTCGACCTACGGACCACGCGCCTGCGCAATCGGGTGGTCTTCCCGGGACACACGACGAACTTCGGGGTCGACTCCCTGCCGACGCAGCGCCACCGCGACTATCTCTCCCGGCGTGCGCGAGGAGGCGCCGCGATGGTCGTCACGGAAGCCGTCCGGGTCCACCCGACCAGCGCCGGCCGGGACAGCACGCTCGGCTCCTACCATCCCGACGTGGTGCCGGCCTTCGCCGCGCTGGCCGATGCGGTCCACGGCGAGGGCGCCACCCTTCTGGCCCAGCTGATGCACGCCGGGCGACAGGCCGCCGGCGACAGCGAGCGCACGGCGGCCTGGTCGGCCTCGGCCGTGCCGTGGACGTACGGCGGTCCGGTTCCTCACGTGATGACGGTCCAGGACATCGCCGTGGTCACCGAGTCCTTTCGGACCGCCGCTCGTCGGATGGCCGAGGCCGGACTCGACGGAGTCGAGATCCACCTCGGACACGGGCACCTGCTCCAGCAGTTCCTCTCGCCGGCCACCAATCAGCGCGATGACGGCTACGGCGGCGCCCTCGAGCGCCGGATGCGGCTGACCCGCGAGGTGCTGACCGCCGTCAGCTCGCAGCTGCCGGACTCGATGCTGCTCGGCATCCGGATCAGTGCCCACGAGTTCCTGCCCGGAGGGTTGGAGCCCGACGATGTCGTGGAGATCGTCGACCGGCTGCGTGCGGACTTCCGCATCGACCTGCTCCACGTCAGCCATTCGGCGTACGTGGGCCAGGCGTCGTTGAGCACCCAGATCGCCGACATGAGCCATGGTCCCGCGCCCTACCGGGAGTTCCCGCGCCGGTTCAAGCAGGCGTTTCCCGAGATCCCCGTGGTCGCGGTGTGCCGGATCGACGACCTCGCGATCGCCGACGACCTCCTCGAGGCCGGTGACGCCGACCTCGTGGCGCTCGCCCGCGCTCAGATCGCCGACCCCGATCTGGTGCGCAAGACCGCCGGGGGCCGGGTCCACGAGGTGCGCCGCTGCCTGGCGTGCAACCAGGCCTGTATCGGCCGCATCGAGCACAACCTTCCGTTGTCGTGCGTCGCGAATCCGGCTGCCGGCCAGGAGCGGATCGATCTCGAGCTGCGCGGGCGAGCCCGGGGCGAGCGACGATCCGTCCTCGTCGTCGGTGCTGGTCCCGCCGGTCTCCAGGCCGCGGTCACCGCCGCCCGGGCCGGTGCCCGCACGGTACTCATCGAGGCACGCGACGACGTCGGAGGTCAGCTCCGCAGCGCTCGGACCCTCGCGGGTCGCGAGCGGCTGGGCGTCCTCGTGGACGACCTGTACGACGAAGCGCGGCGTCGCGGCGTCGACATCCGGCTCGGGGTGGAGCTCGCCGGAGCCGGCCCGGCGGCCGCGGACGGCCCCGACCCGCGCGACTTCGACCACGTCGTGCTTGCGACCGGTGCGACCTCGCGCGGCCGGCCGTTGACGGGCGTCACGAAGCACGGTGTCGACGTCCTGGACGGCGAGACCGCCGCCACGGCGCTCGGCGCCGGGGAGTGGTCCGGTCGCCGGCGCCGCGTCGCGGTCGTCGACGACGAGGGATCCTGGATCGCCGCCGGCCTGGTCGAGGCCCTCGGACGCGACGGGCATCGCGTCCACCTCGTCTCACCGGCGCCGCAGCTCTTCGGCCGGGTGACGCTCTACAGCCGGGTCGGCCTCCTCGGTCGGTTGGAGGCGCTTCCCGTCTCCAGTCACCTCGCGCGCCGGCCGGTGTCGGTCACCGCCGGCGGCCTCGTCCTGGTTGACGCCGTGGGCGGGAGCGGGTCGGTGGAGGTGCTGCGCGACGTGGACCTGGTCATCGACCTGCCCGCGAGGCAGGCACGCACCGACGTGTGGGTGGCGCTCGAGGAGTCCGGGCTCGGCCCGCGCGTGCTGGTCGTCGGCGACGCCCTCGCCCCCCGCTCCCTGGTCGAAGCCACCTACGAGGCCCACCGTGCCGTCCTGCACGCCTTGGCCGCCGCGACGCCGTCGCCCCCTGCCCCTTCCCCCGTCCGATGA
- a CDS encoding ABC transporter permease, translated as MSTPLNDKAAASARPMPDAGTPPAHVDHDRPGRPKAAARGLWRFMTSSMAAFTGTTIVLAFVVVGALADVLVRTDPLQVFGSDLLHPPSAEHWFGTDGNGMDVFARTIHAIQIDLVISVTAVVISIVVGVALGLIAGYRGGWFEMVLLRVMDVLQAFPALILALAVVAASQESIAAVIFVIALLDIPVFIRMTRGQVLSLRDAMYVEAARATGNKPWRIMWRHIMPNTLPPLIIQTAVRLAWSVMIVSSLAFVGVGIQVPTPEWGAMIRHGSAYVTSGQWWPSVFPGLALMLLVLGFNLLADAIQDHLDPRKD; from the coding sequence ATGAGCACTCCGCTGAACGACAAGGCCGCAGCCTCGGCCCGCCCGATGCCGGACGCCGGGACACCACCCGCGCACGTCGACCACGACCGGCCCGGTCGTCCGAAGGCGGCAGCGCGCGGACTATGGCGGTTCATGACGTCCAGCATGGCGGCCTTCACGGGCACCACGATCGTGCTCGCGTTCGTCGTGGTCGGCGCACTCGCCGACGTACTCGTGCGCACCGATCCGCTCCAGGTCTTCGGCAGCGATCTTCTCCACCCGCCCAGTGCGGAGCACTGGTTCGGCACCGACGGCAACGGCATGGACGTCTTCGCACGCACCATCCACGCGATCCAGATCGACCTGGTCATCTCAGTGACGGCCGTGGTGATCTCGATCGTCGTGGGCGTCGCGCTCGGCCTGATCGCCGGCTACCGCGGCGGCTGGTTCGAGATGGTGTTGCTGCGGGTGATGGACGTCCTCCAGGCGTTCCCCGCATTGATCCTCGCCCTGGCGGTCGTCGCCGCGTCCCAGGAGTCGATCGCGGCGGTCATCTTCGTGATCGCGCTGCTCGACATCCCGGTGTTCATCCGGATGACGCGCGGTCAGGTGCTCAGCCTGCGCGACGCGATGTACGTCGAGGCGGCTCGAGCCACCGGCAACAAGCCCTGGCGCATCATGTGGCGCCACATCATGCCCAACACGCTGCCGCCGCTGATCATCCAGACGGCCGTCCGGCTGGCCTGGTCAGTGATGATCGTGTCCTCGCTCGCCTTCGTCGGCGTCGGCATCCAGGTGCCGACGCCCGAGTGGGGCGCGATGATCCGCCACGGCTCGGCGTACGTCACCTCCGGGCAGTGGTGGCCCTCGGTCTTCCCCGGCCTCGCCCTGATGCTGCTCGTGCTCGGCTTCAACCTCCTGGCGGATGCCATCCAGGATCACCTCGACCCGAGGAAGGACTGA
- a CDS encoding ABC transporter substrate-binding protein, translated as MAAGLSLALVVAGCSASNPGDNESNGGDDTLIVAAVNVPGGFDGDVITPGTQHTVTQMYEPLVGYGVKDAGDGAREVDATVIEPRLAESWEFAEDELSVVFKLREGVESNWGNELTAEDVKWSWDKSKDQGRTGAFIGEVSNVESLEVVSKYEVKFNLTDPSPILLRALTLYTPSIYDSTKMKENATDEDPWALEWLKTNSAGFGPYYVDEVKSGSEAVFKANPNYYGDEPHFTTVVYRSVPDASTRVQLLQAGSVDWIEELTFQQLNELEESDGVKVQSVAGNFQARALMNPNYEPFKDKRVRQAINLATPHEQILNNVFAGRAQQSRGPLVSTIPCYDDSLWAYETDVDKAKALLAEAGHPDGIDITLEYSGLNWWEEPLGIQLKDGLAKAGIRVDLKRIPDADMTARAAITERDLPFFTFYEQSIVLDPGYSMLLTSTPDGSADRNAYDNPELTKLIQQANVITDEEQRCDLIKQAQKIHLEDASWIYSAEIGGHEAMGEDIEGWVWHPDNHERWADLSR; from the coding sequence GTGGCGGCCGGGCTGTCGCTGGCGCTCGTGGTTGCCGGATGCTCCGCATCGAACCCGGGCGACAACGAGTCCAACGGCGGTGACGACACCCTGATCGTGGCCGCGGTCAACGTGCCGGGCGGGTTCGACGGCGACGTGATCACCCCCGGGACGCAGCACACGGTCACGCAGATGTATGAACCGCTCGTGGGCTACGGGGTCAAGGACGCCGGCGACGGCGCCCGCGAGGTCGACGCCACGGTCATCGAGCCGCGCCTGGCGGAGTCGTGGGAGTTCGCCGAGGACGAGCTGAGCGTCGTCTTCAAGCTGCGCGAGGGCGTCGAGAGCAACTGGGGCAACGAGCTCACCGCGGAGGACGTCAAGTGGAGCTGGGACAAGTCCAAGGACCAGGGCCGCACCGGCGCCTTCATCGGTGAGGTCTCCAACGTCGAGAGTCTCGAGGTCGTCAGCAAGTACGAGGTGAAGTTCAACCTCACCGATCCGAGCCCGATCCTGCTGCGCGCCCTCACCCTCTACACCCCGTCGATCTACGACTCGACGAAGATGAAGGAGAACGCCACGGACGAGGACCCGTGGGCCCTCGAGTGGCTCAAGACCAACAGCGCGGGCTTCGGGCCGTACTACGTCGACGAGGTCAAGTCGGGCAGCGAGGCCGTCTTCAAGGCCAACCCGAACTACTACGGCGACGAGCCGCATTTCACGACCGTCGTCTACCGCTCCGTCCCGGACGCCTCGACGCGCGTGCAGTTGCTGCAGGCCGGCTCCGTGGACTGGATCGAGGAGCTCACCTTCCAGCAGCTCAACGAGCTGGAGGAGAGCGACGGGGTCAAGGTGCAGTCGGTGGCGGGGAACTTCCAGGCGCGTGCCCTGATGAACCCCAACTACGAGCCGTTCAAGGACAAGCGGGTGCGCCAGGCGATCAACCTCGCCACACCGCACGAGCAGATCCTGAACAACGTCTTCGCCGGCCGTGCCCAGCAGAGCCGTGGCCCGCTGGTCTCCACGATCCCCTGCTATGACGACAGCCTGTGGGCCTACGAGACCGACGTCGACAAGGCGAAGGCGCTGCTCGCGGAGGCTGGGCATCCCGATGGCATCGACATCACGCTCGAGTACTCCGGCCTCAACTGGTGGGAGGAGCCGCTCGGGATCCAGCTCAAGGACGGGCTCGCGAAGGCCGGCATCCGGGTCGACCTCAAGCGCATCCCGGACGCCGACATGACGGCGCGCGCCGCGATCACCGAGCGCGATCTGCCGTTCTTCACCTTCTACGAGCAGTCGATCGTCCTGGACCCGGGCTACAGCATGCTGCTGACCTCGACGCCTGACGGCTCGGCCGACCGCAATGCCTACGACAATCCCGAGCTGACCAAGCTGATCCAGCAGGCCAACGTCATCACCGACGAGGAGCAGCGCTGCGACCTGATCAAGCAGGCCCAGAAGATCCACCTCGAGGACGCCTCGTGGATCTACTCGGCCGAGATCGGTGGTCACGAGGCCATGGGCGAGGACATCGAGGGCTGGGTCTGGCACCCGGACAACCACGAGCGCTGGGCCGACCTCAGCCGCTGA
- a CDS encoding ABC transporter permease has protein sequence MGKGLGRYLLYRILLLIPLLFGVSILTFLLVRLGDSSPAVMVAGPTATLEQIQDIEAEMGLDRSLPEQYWTWLTDAAQGDLGTSWMSNRPVTEELWEKLPITLELIGFGIVGAIVFGVVIGVASAVRQRGLVDQVLRIVTLAGVSIPIFWGALLMIAFFFTVLGWAPAPLGRVERGLELPPHITGMLVFDSLVSGYYATAMSALAHIALPALTITLITGATIAKQARAAMVETLGSPAVRYARACGMSERGVVWLAFRNALPDLIGFFGITFSLALGGAAISELIFSWGGLGQLGLEAITNADFAVVQGFILVMGLLTAAIYLIADLLVAAIDPRVKLQ, from the coding sequence GTGGGCAAGGGACTTGGCCGCTACCTGCTCTATCGGATCCTGTTGCTGATCCCGCTGCTGTTCGGCGTCTCGATCCTGACCTTCCTGCTCGTCCGGCTCGGCGACTCGAGCCCGGCGGTCATGGTGGCGGGTCCGACGGCGACGTTGGAGCAGATCCAGGACATCGAGGCCGAGATGGGACTGGACCGCTCCCTCCCCGAGCAGTACTGGACGTGGCTGACCGACGCGGCACAGGGCGACCTGGGCACGTCGTGGATGTCGAACCGGCCCGTCACCGAGGAGCTGTGGGAGAAGCTGCCCATCACTCTGGAGCTGATCGGCTTCGGAATCGTGGGGGCCATCGTCTTCGGCGTCGTCATCGGTGTCGCCTCTGCCGTGCGTCAACGCGGCCTGGTCGATCAGGTGCTGCGCATCGTCACCCTGGCCGGCGTGTCGATCCCCATCTTCTGGGGGGCTCTGTTGATGATCGCCTTCTTCTTCACCGTGCTCGGCTGGGCGCCCGCCCCGCTGGGCCGGGTCGAACGCGGGCTCGAGCTCCCGCCGCACATCACCGGCATGCTGGTCTTCGACAGCCTCGTCAGCGGCTACTACGCCACGGCCATGTCGGCGCTGGCTCACATCGCTCTGCCCGCGCTGACCATCACCCTGATCACCGGAGCGACCATCGCCAAGCAGGCACGGGCCGCCATGGTCGAGACGCTCGGCAGCCCGGCTGTGCGCTACGCCCGAGCCTGCGGCATGTCCGAGCGGGGTGTCGTCTGGCTCGCGTTCCGCAACGCGCTGCCCGATCTGATCGGGTTCTTCGGGATCACCTTCAGCCTGGCCCTGGGCGGGGCCGCGATCTCCGAGCTCATCTTCTCCTGGGGTGGTCTCGGACAGCTCGGGCTCGAGGCCATCACCAACGCCGACTTCGCCGTCGTGCAGGGCTTCATCCTGGTCATGGGCCTCCTCACCGCTGCCATCTACCTGATCGCGGACCTGCTGGTCGCCGCGATCGACCCGAGGGTGAAGTTGCAATGA
- a CDS encoding ABC transporter ATP-binding protein: MSEHIEARGVVKTFSVRGSRSLVKAVNGVDVVIPRGKTLGLVGESGSGKSTVGRCLLRLLEPTAGTIRHGEEDILAMRPEALRRHRARAAMVFQDPYESLNPRMRIRSLVEEPLMLHTDLGASGRRRRAGELMRMVRLEEFHLDRYPHELSGGQLQRIGIARALATEPEFLVLDEPTSSLDLSVRAGVLRLLKRLQREHQITFLFISHDLATVAAMSDEVAVMYLGTVIERGPAAEVLGNPQHPYSQALLSAALSVDPAERRTRHVLEGETPSPVDIPSGCPLAPRCPLQRDDCRSAVPPLHEIGPGHGAACVRVPEGTNRLPATAPALTVTAS; encoded by the coding sequence ATGAGCGAGCACATCGAGGCGCGGGGCGTCGTCAAGACCTTCTCCGTTCGGGGGTCGCGTTCCCTCGTCAAGGCGGTCAACGGCGTCGACGTCGTCATCCCCCGTGGGAAGACACTCGGCCTGGTCGGGGAGAGCGGCTCGGGCAAGAGCACCGTCGGTCGCTGCCTGCTGCGTCTGTTGGAGCCCACCGCTGGCACGATCCGCCACGGCGAGGAGGACATCCTCGCGATGAGGCCCGAAGCGCTGCGCCGTCACCGGGCGCGGGCCGCGATGGTCTTCCAGGACCCCTACGAGTCGCTCAATCCGCGGATGCGCATCCGATCGCTCGTCGAGGAGCCGCTGATGCTGCACACCGACCTCGGTGCCTCCGGCCGACGGCGCCGGGCGGGCGAGCTGATGAGAATGGTTCGCCTCGAGGAGTTCCACCTCGACCGCTACCCTCACGAGCTCAGCGGCGGCCAACTGCAGCGCATCGGCATCGCTCGCGCGTTGGCGACCGAGCCGGAGTTCCTGGTCCTCGACGAGCCCACGTCCTCGCTCGACCTCAGCGTCCGCGCCGGCGTGCTCCGGTTGCTCAAGCGACTGCAGCGTGAGCATCAGATCACGTTCCTCTTCATCTCCCACGACCTCGCGACCGTGGCCGCGATGTCCGACGAAGTGGCCGTGATGTATCTCGGCACGGTGATCGAGCGGGGCCCGGCCGCCGAGGTCCTCGGCAACCCCCAGCACCCGTACTCCCAGGCGCTCCTGTCCGCCGCCTTGTCGGTCGACCCGGCCGAGCGACGTACCCGCCACGTCCTGGAGGGCGAGACGCCGAGTCCGGTCGACATCCCGTCGGGTTGTCCGCTGGCTCCGCGGTGCCCGCTGCAGCGCGACGACTGCCGGAGCGCCGTACCCCCGCTGCACGAGATCGGTCCCGGGCACGGCGCGGCCTGCGTCCGCGTCCCCGAAGGCACCAACCGACTCCCGGCCACCGCGCCGGCGCTCACCGTCACTGCTAGTTGA
- a CDS encoding MFS transporter: protein MPPPKLLPTLLLLTTVGGIVSSLGASLVPRIARELDVPLASAQWTLTATMIAAAVSTPLIGRYAVAHRRRTTIVLGLGVVIVGTVLSALAIEISALGLPVLIAGRAAQGIGMAMAPLAMAVARDVFPPERASSVMAVLSVGMVTGAGVGYPLAALVAQIGGLAAAFWFGTIISLLTLMLSARYVPSAPFAAPAPVNATDALLLGAGTVALLLGVSRTTSWGWDDPRTLTLLATGSAAVALWVRVSLARTNPLVDLRLAFTTAAAGPNIAGLLAGAGMYMGLTLLMVLVQTRTPEGWGLGSSVLVAGLLLVPYSVMSVLGSRVSLLVGRYVDPAKVLPFGCAIYLISTVFLAFRHDRIWHAVVAMAVAGLGSGGTFATLPVLLVRVVPVAETSSALAFNQVLRYFGFAVGSALVVTVLTLASGGPTPTERGFVVASLLNAAMWVVAIVAICGFGRRARLPPGGPGSPPR, encoded by the coding sequence TTGCCACCGCCGAAGCTCCTCCCCACGCTGCTCCTGCTGACCACGGTCGGCGGGATCGTCAGCAGCCTCGGCGCCTCGCTGGTCCCCAGGATCGCCCGGGAGCTCGACGTCCCGCTCGCCTCGGCCCAGTGGACGCTGACCGCGACCATGATCGCCGCCGCCGTGAGCACTCCGCTGATCGGGCGGTACGCCGTCGCGCATCGCCGGCGCACGACGATCGTGCTGGGTCTCGGCGTGGTCATCGTCGGCACCGTGCTCAGCGCGCTCGCGATCGAGATCTCGGCGCTCGGGCTTCCTGTCCTGATCGCCGGCCGCGCCGCGCAGGGCATCGGCATGGCCATGGCTCCGCTGGCCATGGCGGTCGCCCGCGACGTGTTCCCGCCCGAGCGGGCGAGCTCCGTGATGGCTGTCTTGTCCGTCGGCATGGTCACCGGCGCCGGGGTGGGCTATCCGTTGGCCGCGCTGGTCGCGCAGATCGGCGGCCTCGCGGCGGCATTCTGGTTCGGGACGATCATCAGCCTCCTGACGCTGATGCTGTCAGCGCGATATGTGCCGAGCGCGCCGTTCGCAGCGCCGGCACCGGTGAATGCCACGGACGCACTCCTGCTCGGCGCCGGCACCGTTGCGCTCCTGCTGGGAGTGAGCCGGACGACGAGTTGGGGCTGGGACGATCCTCGAACACTCACGCTGCTCGCCACCGGCTCGGCGGCCGTCGCCCTCTGGGTTCGCGTCTCCCTCGCACGCACCAACCCGCTGGTGGACCTCCGCCTCGCGTTCACGACCGCCGCTGCCGGCCCCAACATCGCCGGCCTCCTCGCTGGCGCAGGGATGTACATGGGCCTGACCCTGCTCATGGTGCTGGTGCAGACGCGAACCCCGGAGGGCTGGGGCCTGGGCTCGTCGGTGCTGGTCGCGGGCCTGCTGCTGGTGCCGTACTCCGTGATGAGCGTGCTCGGCAGCCGCGTGTCCCTGCTGGTCGGCCGGTACGTCGATCCGGCCAAGGTGCTTCCGTTCGGCTGCGCGATCTACCTGATCTCCACGGTGTTCCTCGCGTTCCGGCACGATCGGATATGGCATGCCGTCGTCGCGATGGCAGTGGCCGGACTCGGCAGTGGCGGCACCTTCGCGACGCTGCCGGTCCTGCTGGTCCGGGTCGTGCCCGTCGCCGAGACCAGTAGCGCGCTCGCCTTCAACCAGGTGCTGCGCTACTTCGGCTTCGCCGTCGGCAGCGCGCTCGTGGTCACCGTCCTGACCTTGGCCAGCGGCGGTCCGACCCCGACCGAGCGCGGGTTCGTCGTGGCCTCGCTGCTCAATGCGGCCATGTGGGTGGTCGCGATCGTGGCCATCTGCGGCTTCGGTCGGCGTGCGCGACTCCCCCCGGGAGGTCCCGGCTCACCTCCACGATGA
- a CDS encoding IclR family transcriptional regulator, which yields MPPTADPPPKGAAAPARGSRTLEGLERALDVLMLFARPSTTSLGITEISRELDLPKAVVHRIVTTLCGRDFLELDPTSRRYNLGPSWLVMGSTYSQRVDVRDLTRDTLRELSATTDETSTLSIRHGYHRVYLDQVTPKRLVIMSVQVGDRFPLHAGSSGKAFLAFLPREEQEDYLDSVDLVQLTEQTKVDRDELLQELRDVRERGYAFSFGERQQGSGAVAAPLLDFESKPVAVISVCGPGDRIHPRVEELAEILLERTQAISARLGYANR from the coding sequence GTGCCGCCCACCGCCGACCCGCCTCCGAAGGGAGCCGCCGCTCCCGCGCGCGGGAGCCGAACCCTCGAGGGGCTCGAGCGCGCACTCGACGTACTGATGCTCTTCGCCCGCCCGAGCACGACGAGCCTGGGGATCACCGAGATCTCCCGGGAGCTGGACCTGCCCAAGGCGGTGGTGCACCGCATCGTCACGACGCTGTGCGGCCGCGACTTCCTCGAGCTGGATCCGACCTCCCGGCGCTACAACCTCGGGCCCTCCTGGCTCGTGATGGGCAGCACGTACAGCCAACGGGTCGACGTCCGCGACCTCACCCGCGACACGCTGCGGGAGCTCAGCGCCACCACCGACGAGACGTCCACGCTGTCGATCCGCCACGGATACCACCGCGTCTACCTCGACCAGGTCACTCCGAAGCGGCTGGTGATCATGTCGGTGCAGGTCGGCGACCGCTTCCCGCTGCACGCGGGCAGTTCGGGCAAGGCGTTCCTGGCCTTCCTGCCGCGCGAGGAACAGGAGGACTACCTCGACAGCGTCGACCTCGTCCAGCTGACCGAGCAGACGAAGGTCGACCGCGACGAGTTGCTGCAGGAGCTTCGCGACGTCCGCGAGCGTGGCTATGCCTTCTCCTTCGGCGAACGACAGCAGGGCTCGGGCGCGGTGGCCGCTCCCCTGCTCGACTTCGAATCCAAGCCGGTGGCCGTCATCAGTGTGTGCGGCCCGGGCGACCGGATCCACCCCCGGGTGGAGGAGTTGGCGGAGATACTGCTCGAGCGTACCCAGGCGATCTCGGCTCGCCTGGGCTATGCGAACCGCTGA